ACGgagtgggcagcagcactccAGCCGTGTAGACTGCCTGCCACACGTCTGTACGGTTCACACGGCGTGTCACTTCCTTGATCAAAATTGGGGCAAGCCGCTTCTCTCGCAGTTGCTTGTGAACGCAGAGGAAATTGATTTCGCAGATGTGGCGCGGTGCATCGTACTtagccgccgcctctccttGTCCTTTTTCCTCGGCCTTTAGCTTCAACGACTTTGGCGTACCCATACGCAGTGTCACGGGAACACCGGCAATGAAGGCCAGTAGTTTCTTGTCCGCCTTCCGCCGAACTGCGACGTGCCAGTCCGGGATGTAGTTCGGTGGGCACAGTGCCCACTGAAGAAACTCCTCGGAATAGTTGAAGCGAAACAtgctgtcgtcgtcctcgacaTAGTTGTCTCGAAGCAGCTTGTAAATGACGTGAATGTCATCGGACACCTCCATGTTTGGCGTCCACCACTCAAATGTGCTGGCAATCGGATAGGGTTCCTCGGGGACGTCGGCTGCCGTCTTTGGTTCGTCCATCGGGCCGGCGAAAACGTCGGTCTCCGCCTCATCTTCCGTCTGCGGTACGGGCTGCGTGCTCCAGAACGCATGTTTACCGTCAGAGTGCGGTGGAGTGCGAGGCATCGCGGTATTCGTGCTCGTCTGTTAACTGTTGTGCGCTCCTCACCCCTTCAGAAGAAATCCAGCAAAACGTAAGAATAAGCCGAAGCTACGCAGCGCACGCTCACACAAAGGCGCAAGCAAGCCAAAATGACAGAGCTGGGGAAAgcgcaaagagagggagatgagaAAATCGCAGTGCGTTAGGATACGGATGAAACAGGAGAGAACAGGGGAAGACATAAAAGCGAATAGCTATGAAAGAAAGTGGTACACAGGAGAAGATCAGGAAGACGGTAAACATACCACCTCGTCAGGAAGAAAAACGCTCGCACTCCTCAAGGCAAGTACGCGCGCATAGACACTCAGTGATACACGCGTCGCGTTTGATGCCAgtggcaaaggagaagaacgGGCAAAGAGGAAGTCTTGAAAAGCAGTCGAGCTACAGATAGGCTCCCGATGCATCCCCTATACACAACAACTCCTCTCTT
The nucleotide sequence above comes from Leishmania braziliensis MHOM/BR/75/M2904 complete genome, chromosome 32. Encoded proteins:
- a CDS encoding putative N-myristoyl transferase, coding for MPRTPPHSDGKHAFWSTQPVPQTEDEAETDVFAGPMDEPKTAADVPEEPYPIASTFEWWTPNMEVSDDIHVIYKLLRDNYVEDDDSMFRFNYSEEFLQWALCPPNYIPDWHVAVRRKADKKLLAFIAGVPVTLRMGTPKSLKLKAEEKGQGEAAAKYDAPRHICEINFLCVHKQLREKRLAPILIKEVTRRVNRTDVWQAVYTAGVLLPTPYASGQYFHRSLNPEKLVEIRFSGIPAQYQKFQNPMAMLKRNYHLPSAPRNSGLREMKPSDVPQVRRILMNYLDKFDVSPVFSDAEIGHYLLPRDGVVFTYVVENEKKVTDFFSFYRIPSTVIGNSTYNMLNAAYVHYYAATSMPLHQLILDLLIVAHSRGFDVCNMVEILDNRSLIEPLKFGAGDGYLRYYFYNWSYPKIKPSQVALVML